From a region of the Pogona vitticeps strain Pit_001003342236 chromosome 7, PviZW2.1, whole genome shotgun sequence genome:
- the LOC110073122 gene encoding solute carrier family 2, facilitated glucose transporter member 7 gives MDTEGRTIPKEGKLTKTLFLTTLISALGSSVQYGYNFSVINHVSEAMKSFYNETYRYRNGISIDSSLLMFQWGLTVSFFPLGGLLGSLLVGPLADSCGRKGALLANNVLAITSAILMGSSTAMRSHEFIIFARLIIGTCTGVAFSVVPMYVTELAPTNLRAALGMVAHLFILFGGLLAVLFSLPQILGTPKGWPMLLSLVGLPALFQIIALPFCPESPRYLLIQRKDEEKARQALKKLRGQDDVEEEIEELRQEDATEKSEKDMDVFKFLQSEDQRWNLITAIVLMGGQQLSGINAAQHYMERIFTSTRIGAAIVPYITMTIYILLLFTLVLALYVVESFGLKNLLLTGFGICSITCILLTMSLELQKTVLWLSYFSATFVSLFLIGQCIGPDSVANVMISELFLQLSRSSAFVVTGYVHWLCRFLIAVVYLHVETYLEPYSFLFFWPLCVASFIYLSKMIPDTRNKTFLETQRLVALQTARRILIKELMVASDS, from the exons ATGGATACAGAGGGAAGAACGATACCCAAGGAAGGG AAGCTGACAAAAACACTTTTCCTGACTACGTTGATTTCTGCCCTTGGATCATCTGTCCAGTATGGGTACAACTTCTCTGTGATCAACCACGTGTCTGAA GCCATGAAAAGCTTCTACAACGAGACCTATCGTTATCGAAACGGGATCAGCATAGACTCAAGCCTGCTGATGTTCCAATGGGGTCTGACGGTCTCCTTCTTCCCGCTCGGAGGCCTCTTGGGGTCCCTGCTGGTTGGGCCACTGGCGGACTCTTGTGGCAG GAAAGGTGCTTTACTGGCAAATAATGTTTTGGCCATAACCTCGGCCATCCTCATGGGCTCTTCCACAGCCATGCGTTCCCACGAGTTCATCATCTTTGCACGCTTGATCATTGGAACATGCACAG GTGTTGCCTTCAGCGTCGTCCCCATGTACGTCACAGAACTGGCCCCCACAAACCTGAGGGCAGCCCTCGGCATGGTGGCCCACCTCTTCATCCTTTTCGGTGGCCTGCTGGCTGTTCTCTTCAGTCTTCCCCAAATCCTAGGGACTCCAAAAG GTTGGCCGATGCTACTGAGCCTCGTTGGATTGCCGGCATTGTTTCAGATCATTGCCCTGCCCTTTTGCCCCGAAAGCCCAAGATATCTGCTGATTCAGCGGAAGGATGAAGAAAAGGCTCGGCAAG CCTTAAAAAAGCTCAGAGGCCAAGATGATGTGGAGGAAGAGATCGAGGAACTTCGTCAAGAAGACGCCACTGAGAAGTCGGAGAAAGATATGGATGTGTTCAAGTTCCTACAGTCCGAAGACCAGCGGTGGAACCTCATCACTGCCATCGTCCTGATGGGTGGCCAGCAGCTCTCCGGCATCAATGCA GCGCAACATTATATGGAGAGAATCTTCACGTCGACGCGCATCGGAGCAGCGATCGTGCCATATATCACCATGACGATTTATATTCTCCTTTTGTTCACCCTCGTACTAGCG TTGTATGTTGTGGAATCTTTTGGGCTGAAGAATCTCCTTCTGACCGGCTTTGGGATCTGTAGCATAACCTGCATCCTTCTTACCATGTCCCTCGAACTTCAG AAAACCGTCTTATGGCTGTCTTACTTCAGTGCAActtttgtctctctcttcctGATTGGGCAGTGCATTGGGCCAG ATTCAGTGGCCAATGTGATGATATCAGAACTGTTCCTTCAGTTGTCCCGATCCTCAGCTTTCGTGGTTACAGGATACGTACACTGGCTCTGCCGATTCCTGATTGCCGTGGTGTACCTGCATGTAGAG ACCTATCTTGAGCCCTACAGCTTTCTGTTCTTCTGGCCCCTCTGCGTCGCCAGCTTTATCTATCTCTCCAAGATGATTCCAGACACAAGAAACAAGACTTTTCTGGAGACCCAGCGCCTGGTGGCCCTTCAGACGGCTAGGAGGATCTTGATCAAGGAGCTCATGGTGGCCTCAGACAGTTAA
- the LOC110073258 gene encoding solute carrier family 2, facilitated glucose transporter member 7 has protein sequence MLSRSAAPTLPQASHAQGEKPHTRLLPAVKTQPRCKSLADLLPFQVKCPDSALLPNGRVGPGDVPGFFRRPALWADPVLLSQLIQDFYNVTYHQKKITLNKGFLSFLYNLTTALFSLGGLIGSLLASLLVDRFGRRGALILNNILSMISALLMGFSSIVFASEYTIFTRLLTGICSGVFSCVVPMYLGEVAPKMLRGTVISVSMVFVAVGTLFSQILALHEILGNKKEWPILLSLMGFLALFQVLVLPCLPESPRYLLIQKGNEVKARQGKDIQNS, from the exons ATGTTGTCAAGGAGCGCCGCCCCCACCCTACCCCAAGCCAGCCACGCACAAGGCGAGAAACCCCACACTCGCCTCCTTCCGGCTGTGAAAACGCAACCACGATGCAAATCACTGGCGGATCTGCTGCCGTTCCAGGTTAAATGCCCAGATTCTGCCCTCCTGCCTAATGGAAGGGTCGGCCCCGGGGATGTGCCCGGCTTCTTTCGCCGCCCTGCCCTCTGGGCTGACCCTGTGCTTCTTTCTCAGCTCATACAAGACTTCTACAACGTCACTTatcaccagaagaagataaccCTCAACAAAGGCTTCCTCAGCTTCCTGTATAACTTAACCACGGCGCTCTTCTCCCTCGGAGGGCTGATTGGCTCCCTCTTGGCGAGCCTGCTGGTGGACAGATTTGGCAG GAGAGGGGCCCTGATCCTGAATAACATCTTATCCATGATCTCTGCTCTCCTGATGGGGTTTTCTTCCATCGTGTTTGCTTCAGAATACACCATCTTTACGCGCTTGCTCACCGGAATATGTTCAG GTGTATTCTCCTGTGTCGTCCCCATGTATCTCGGCGAAGTAGCTCCCAAAATGCTGAGGGGAACGGTCATATCGGTGTCCATGGTCTTCGTTGCTGTCGGAACGCTCTTCTCCCAGATCCTCGCCCTTCACGAAATTCTGGGGAACAAAAAAG AGTGGCCCATTTTGCTGAGCCTCATGGGGTTCCTGGCCTTGTTTCAAGTCCTCGTGCTCCCTTGCCTCCCGGAGAGCCCCAGGTATCTGCTGATACAGAAGGGGAACGAAGTGAAGGCCAGGCAAGGTAAAGACATTCAAAATTCTTAA